The Opitutales bacterium ASA1 genome window below encodes:
- the dnaA gene encoding chromosomal replication initiator protein DnaA: protein MSTTVANSMSLWDSVKADLASALPPDIYDMWFKSVTCRKVDGDSVTLGAPSDFSAIWIHDNYLDLIAQKFRHFGGRVFKVAIESHARDDEPAKIEEAAAAARTRAANNRRVRVEDRLQGAASLNVRNTFETFVIGSNSQLAHAAALAVAQSPAQAYNPLFLYGDTGLGKTHLMHAVGHHVLRTNPHARVAYLSSEKFTNEFIQALQENALTRFRKSYRNVDILLIDDVQFLGGKERIQEEFFHTFNDLFESGKQIFLSSDRPASEISKLESRLVSRFQWGLMADIQPPDYETRLAILRSKAANMKVNLPADVLAFVAEKIVRNIRRLEGALLKVASFSALTGRPIDVPGAEKLLADVLLEEAQRQITIEGIQKRVADYFQLRHSDMVSRRRPANIANARQVAMYLSRILTRHSLQEIGEQFGGRDHGTVIHACRTVENLMEQDASARSNIEFLKTQLSR, encoded by the coding sequence ATGTCCACCACCGTCGCCAACTCCATGTCTCTCTGGGATTCCGTCAAAGCCGACCTCGCGTCCGCTTTGCCCCCGGACATCTACGACATGTGGTTCAAGTCCGTCACCTGTCGTAAGGTCGACGGCGACTCCGTGACGCTCGGTGCCCCGTCCGACTTCTCGGCCATCTGGATTCACGACAACTACCTCGATCTCATCGCGCAGAAGTTCCGCCACTTCGGCGGTCGCGTATTCAAGGTCGCCATCGAATCCCACGCCCGCGACGACGAGCCCGCCAAGATCGAAGAAGCCGCCGCCGCTGCTCGCACCCGCGCCGCCAACAACCGCCGCGTCCGCGTCGAAGACCGTCTCCAAGGCGCCGCCTCCCTCAACGTCCGCAACACGTTCGAGACGTTCGTCATCGGCTCCAACAGCCAGCTCGCGCACGCCGCCGCCCTCGCCGTCGCCCAATCTCCCGCGCAAGCCTACAACCCCCTCTTCCTCTACGGCGACACCGGCCTCGGCAAGACGCACCTCATGCACGCCGTCGGCCACCACGTGCTCCGCACCAACCCGCACGCCCGCGTCGCCTACCTCTCGTCGGAAAAGTTCACCAACGAGTTCATCCAAGCCCTGCAGGAGAACGCCCTCACCCGCTTCCGCAAGAGCTACCGCAACGTCGACATCCTCCTCATCGACGACGTCCAGTTCCTCGGAGGCAAAGAGCGCATCCAGGAAGAATTCTTCCACACCTTCAACGACCTCTTCGAGTCCGGGAAACAGATCTTCCTCTCCAGCGACCGCCCCGCCAGCGAGATCTCCAAACTCGAGTCCCGCCTCGTCTCCCGCTTCCAGTGGGGACTGATGGCCGACATCCAGCCGCCGGACTACGAGACCCGCCTCGCCATCCTTCGCTCCAAGGCGGCAAACATGAAGGTCAACCTTCCGGCCGACGTCCTCGCCTTTGTCGCCGAAAAGATCGTCCGCAACATCCGGCGCCTCGAAGGCGCCCTCCTCAAGGTCGCCAGCTTCTCCGCCCTCACCGGCCGACCCATCGACGTCCCCGGCGCCGAAAAACTCCTCGCCGACGTCCTCCTCGAAGAAGCCCAGCGCCAGATCACGATCGAAGGCATCCAGAAGCGCGTCGCCGACTACTTCCAGCTCCGCCATTCCGACATGGTCAGCCGTCGCCGGCCCGCCAACATCGCCAACGCCCGCCAGGTCGCGATGTACCTCAGCCGTATCCTGACCCGCCACTCCCTCCAAGAGATCGGCGAACAGTTCGGTGGTCGCGACCACGGCACCGTCATCCACGCCTGCCGCACGGTCGAAAACCTCATGGAGCAGGACGCCTCCGCACGCTCCAACATCGAGTTCCTCAAGACCCAGCTCTCCCGCTGA
- the creC gene encoding two-component system sensor histidine kinase CreC, producing MTIRARLFLLYVVVIGLACAGLLWWTTSAIRLRYLESMEESLVDTAFILSSLLEKQIGEEGIEPAALREVFESAYRRRFDARIYSIRKTEVDLRVYATDARGIVVYDSDGGRAEGADYSRWNDVARTLAGSYGARATLVDPVDASTLVIHVAAPIRNAEGNLAGVLTVGKPTTYINQLVEATSRRVLLYGIAVSVLLLAVGWFASAWLTRPIERLTAHARALRDGRPSRLPPLSGPEVHALGRALEEMRDALEGRDYVENYVQALTHQIKAPLSALRGAAELLQEEMPPEDRDRFLAHVRTETERIQRIVERLLQLAAVEKRKALEETTSIDLAELVAEVVAELEPVLAARSQRTRVSAPTTPCTVLGEHFLLRQALLNLLHNASEFAPADSVVEIQLHAASDGDRARLLVRDRGPGVPDYALAHVFDRFYSLPRPGTGAKSSGLGLSLVREIAHLHGGTVRLENHPEGGALATLELPFSASSA from the coding sequence GTGACGATTCGCGCCCGCCTTTTCCTGCTCTACGTGGTCGTGATCGGCCTCGCCTGCGCCGGCCTGCTCTGGTGGACGACGTCCGCCATCCGCCTTCGCTATCTCGAGTCGATGGAGGAGTCCCTCGTCGACACCGCCTTCATCCTCTCCTCTCTGCTCGAAAAACAGATCGGCGAGGAGGGCATCGAGCCCGCCGCACTCCGTGAAGTGTTCGAGAGTGCCTACCGCCGCCGCTTCGACGCGCGCATCTATTCGATCCGCAAGACCGAAGTCGACCTCCGCGTCTACGCCACCGACGCGCGCGGCATCGTCGTCTACGACTCCGACGGCGGCCGCGCCGAAGGAGCCGACTACTCCCGCTGGAACGACGTCGCGCGCACCCTAGCCGGCAGCTACGGCGCCCGCGCCACGCTCGTCGACCCCGTCGACGCATCCACTTTGGTGATACACGTCGCCGCCCCCATCCGCAACGCCGAGGGCAACCTCGCCGGCGTCCTCACCGTCGGCAAGCCCACCACCTACATCAACCAACTCGTCGAAGCCACGAGCCGCCGCGTACTCCTCTACGGCATCGCCGTGTCCGTCCTCCTGCTCGCCGTCGGTTGGTTCGCCTCCGCCTGGCTCACTCGCCCCATCGAACGACTCACCGCCCACGCGCGCGCCCTGCGCGACGGCCGCCCCTCGCGCCTCCCTCCTCTCTCCGGCCCCGAAGTGCACGCCCTCGGTCGCGCTCTCGAAGAGATGCGCGACGCGCTCGAGGGTCGCGATTACGTGGAGAACTACGTCCAGGCGCTCACCCACCAGATCAAGGCCCCGCTCTCAGCCCTCCGGGGAGCCGCCGAGCTGTTGCAGGAAGAGATGCCGCCGGAGGATCGCGATCGTTTCCTCGCGCACGTCCGCACCGAGACCGAACGCATCCAGCGCATCGTCGAACGCCTCCTCCAACTCGCCGCCGTCGAGAAACGCAAAGCGCTCGAGGAAACCACCTCGATCGATCTCGCGGAACTCGTCGCCGAAGTGGTCGCCGAACTCGAGCCCGTCCTCGCCGCTCGCTCGCAACGCACGCGAGTCTCCGCGCCCACCACGCCGTGCACGGTGCTCGGCGAGCACTTCCTCCTGCGCCAAGCGCTGCTCAATCTCCTGCACAACGCCTCCGAGTTCGCCCCCGCCGATTCCGTCGTGGAAATCCAACTACACGCCGCGTCCGACGGCGATCGCGCCCGTCTCCTCGTCCGCGACCGCGGACCCGGCGTGCCCGACTACGCGCTCGCCCACGTCTTCGATCGCTTCTACTCGCTTCCGCGTCCCGGCACCGGCGCGAAGAGCTCCGGCCTCGGCCTGAGCCTGGTCCGCGAAATAGCCCACCTCCACGGCGGCACGGTTCGGCTCGAAAACCACCCCGAAGGCGGAGCGCTCGCCACGCTCGAACTCCCCTTCTCCGCGAGTTCCGCCTGA
- a CDS encoding marine proteobacterial sortase target protein, giving the protein MILRPVTAILLACLVFSPAHARNEEPPDPPPGSAPFFVVTSPTPPGHDVLPLVDTHVEVTVAGTIAEVSVVQTYANKGPTALEAVYVFPGSTRAAVHGLVMYVGDRVVRARIQPRGEARRTYEQARAEGKTTTLLEQERPNLFRMNLAGIQPGDVVRVELRYTETLACEENEYEFVFPTAVGPRYSRDGTDVAASTSAPATDATLGFRMRLAPGVPLRELRCVSHPVVIDEPRTGEARLELDPAIDPATHVGRDIVVRYRLSGDTPAAGLLFSRPTDGGEGWFLATIQPPTRVAPAEIPLRDYVFVVDVSGSMHGFPIATTVLLLRELIASLDATDTFNVLFFAGGSEVLSPHPLAATPENLARAVVLLESRPAGGGTELLPALQTAFDLPADPLGARTIVVVTDGFVEVEPEAFALVRARLGDASLFAFGIGASVNRHLIEALARAGRGEPEFVLSAREAPEAAARFRRRIDTPVLVDLAPRFDGIAVADVSPAPLPDLFASRPIVLSGRWSGVPAGRIHLRGRTGAGPWQTTLDFADAVDVTGSRALELLWARSRIADLEDADSLGRDPARVAEITRLGLAHGLLTKHTSFVAVDERIHSPGTTDESSSPGNSAAGVEVPTTPEPGTLGLALLLSLGLGIAWWKRR; this is encoded by the coding sequence ATGATCCTCCGTCCCGTCACCGCCATCCTGCTCGCCTGTCTTGTTTTCTCGCCCGCCCACGCTCGCAACGAGGAACCACCCGATCCTCCGCCCGGCTCCGCGCCCTTCTTCGTCGTCACGTCGCCGACGCCGCCGGGACACGACGTCCTCCCGCTCGTCGACACGCACGTGGAAGTCACGGTGGCCGGCACGATCGCCGAGGTCTCCGTCGTTCAGACCTACGCCAACAAAGGCCCGACCGCCCTCGAGGCCGTATACGTTTTCCCCGGATCGACGCGCGCCGCCGTCCACGGACTCGTCATGTACGTCGGCGACCGTGTAGTCCGAGCGCGAATACAGCCGCGCGGCGAGGCCCGGCGCACCTACGAGCAAGCCCGAGCGGAAGGAAAGACCACCACGCTCCTGGAACAGGAACGCCCCAACCTCTTCCGCATGAACCTCGCCGGCATCCAGCCCGGCGACGTGGTCCGTGTGGAACTGCGCTACACCGAGACGCTCGCGTGCGAGGAAAACGAATACGAGTTCGTCTTTCCCACCGCCGTCGGCCCGCGCTACAGCCGTGACGGCACCGACGTCGCCGCAAGCACTTCCGCGCCGGCGACCGACGCCACGCTCGGCTTCCGCATGCGCCTCGCCCCCGGCGTCCCTCTGCGCGAACTTCGGTGCGTCTCGCATCCCGTCGTCATCGACGAACCACGCACAGGCGAAGCCCGGCTCGAACTCGATCCCGCGATCGACCCCGCGACCCACGTCGGGCGCGACATCGTCGTCCGGTATCGACTTTCCGGAGACACTCCCGCGGCGGGCCTTCTGTTTTCGCGCCCGACGGACGGTGGTGAAGGTTGGTTTCTCGCCACCATCCAACCACCCACGCGCGTCGCCCCGGCCGAGATCCCCTTGCGCGACTACGTCTTCGTCGTCGACGTCTCCGGCTCGATGCACGGCTTCCCGATCGCCACGACCGTGCTCTTGCTTCGCGAGCTCATCGCGTCTCTCGACGCCACCGACACGTTCAACGTGCTCTTCTTCGCCGGAGGGTCGGAAGTTCTCTCGCCGCACCCGCTCGCGGCCACCCCGGAGAATCTCGCGCGCGCCGTCGTCCTGCTGGAGAGCCGGCCCGCCGGCGGCGGCACGGAACTCCTTCCCGCGCTCCAAACCGCGTTCGATCTCCCGGCCGACCCGCTCGGCGCGCGCACGATCGTGGTCGTGACCGACGGCTTCGTGGAGGTCGAACCCGAGGCGTTCGCACTCGTGCGCGCGCGGCTCGGCGACGCCAGCCTCTTCGCTTTCGGCATCGGCGCTTCCGTGAATCGGCACTTGATCGAAGCTCTCGCACGCGCCGGCCGCGGCGAACCGGAGTTCGTGCTCTCCGCTCGCGAGGCCCCCGAGGCCGCGGCTCGTTTTCGACGTCGGATCGACACCCCCGTGTTGGTCGATCTCGCGCCGCGCTTCGACGGCATCGCCGTCGCCGACGTCTCGCCCGCGCCTTTGCCCGACCTCTTCGCGTCTCGCCCGATCGTGCTCTCCGGCCGATGGTCCGGCGTACCCGCCGGTCGGATACATCTACGGGGACGCACGGGTGCCGGGCCGTGGCAAACGACGCTCGACTTCGCCGACGCCGTCGACGTGACCGGGAGCCGCGCCCTCGAGCTGCTGTGGGCCCGCTCCCGCATCGCCGATCTCGAAGACGCCGACTCCCTCGGACGCGATCCCGCCCGCGTCGCCGAGATCACGCGCCTCGGTCTCGCGCACGGATTGCTCACGAAACACACCTCGTTCGTCGCCGTCGACGAGCGTATCCACTCGCCCGGTACGACCGACGAGAGTTCGTCACCCGGCAACTCCGCTGCGGGAGTCGAAGTTCCCACCACGCCCGAACCGGGCACGCTCGGTCTCGCCCTTCTTCTCTCGCTCGGCCTGGGGATCGCGTGGTGGAAACGACGCTGA
- a CDS encoding exodeoxyribonuclease III — protein MSQRPLRFVSWNVNGLRAVLKKGFLDIMQRAEADVVCLQEVRATPEQVADVVWPEGWFHYWNPADKAGYSGTTTFTKIEPIAVKRGIGKPEHDKEGRVLTLEFADYHLVNCYTPNSQRELTRLDYRQEWDRAFLAFLKRLEKKKPVIFCGDINVAHTELDLARPKENVRNHGFTIEERTGFSNILAAGYVDTLREFEKGGGLYTWWSQMGGARARNVGWRIDYWVISKKLRPRLKRAWILNDVMGSDHCPVAMELA, from the coding sequence ATGTCGCAACGCCCGCTTCGCTTCGTCTCGTGGAACGTCAACGGTCTGCGTGCCGTGTTGAAGAAGGGTTTTCTCGACATCATGCAACGAGCCGAGGCCGACGTCGTTTGCCTCCAGGAAGTTCGCGCCACGCCCGAACAGGTGGCGGACGTCGTGTGGCCGGAGGGATGGTTCCACTACTGGAATCCCGCGGACAAAGCCGGCTACTCCGGCACGACCACCTTCACCAAGATCGAGCCGATCGCGGTGAAGCGCGGCATCGGCAAACCGGAGCACGACAAGGAAGGGCGCGTGCTCACGCTGGAGTTCGCGGACTATCACCTCGTCAATTGCTACACGCCGAACTCGCAGCGCGAGCTCACGCGGCTCGATTACCGGCAGGAGTGGGACCGGGCGTTCCTCGCCTTCTTGAAGCGGCTGGAGAAGAAGAAGCCGGTGATCTTCTGCGGCGACATCAACGTCGCGCACACCGAGCTGGACCTCGCGCGGCCGAAGGAGAACGTGCGCAACCACGGCTTCACCATCGAGGAGCGGACGGGCTTCTCCAACATCCTCGCCGCGGGCTACGTCGACACGCTGCGCGAATTCGAGAAGGGCGGCGGCCTCTACACGTGGTGGAGCCAGATGGGCGGCGCTCGCGCGCGCAACGTCGGGTGGCGGATCGACTACTGGGTGATCTCGAAGAAACTGCGTCCGCGACTGAAGCGCGCGTGGATCTTGAATGACGTGATGGGCTCCGATCACTGCCCGGTGGCGATGGAGTTGGCCTGA
- a CDS encoding aminotransferase class I/II-fold pyridoxal phosphate-dependent enzyme — MSSFRHLPLGTRIPDRLHAVSCSLPTMRDVIGYEEKKSVTVAQMTSGYPRFVVHPLLGAIEAEWRRRFDVPTGILWITSSERMARMVGDALAPAPSRVLAHDGVYGVAHADEPDLRAHAKALLQHTGGFLSSRAAEDYVLRQGLSSMREEEAIHSGDADRSLRETLAPLYAPVDPRDIRFAPSGMNAFWAAFRAVSEQQRPHGRDTWLQIGWLYLDTAAILSKFTRERHVHVFDVHDRAAIEAAFREHGPRLAGVVTEVTTNPLMHTADVPWLARMTRDCGARFLVDPSIVSPWCVDVVPHADIVINSLTKYAAAEGDVIAGAVVVTDRCPEREATLDAITRELEPVHPRDLARLAYQASNYGPLLETLNARARAVVEHLRSRTSGVRRLYWSLQDESREHYLALARAPDRIGPVVSFEVEGSMQRFYDAVPIAKGPSFGMRTSLLCPFVYLAHYDLVTSEAGRRKLAAARLPAELLRLSVGDEPVDDIVAALEIGFAAAAD; from the coding sequence ATGTCCTCGTTCCGCCACCTCCCGTTGGGCACCCGCATCCCCGATCGCCTCCACGCCGTCTCGTGCAGCCTACCCACGATGCGCGACGTGATCGGTTACGAGGAAAAGAAGTCGGTCACCGTCGCGCAGATGACGTCCGGGTATCCGCGCTTCGTCGTTCATCCTCTGCTCGGCGCGATCGAGGCCGAGTGGCGCCGCCGTTTCGACGTCCCGACGGGTATTCTCTGGATCACCAGTTCGGAGCGCATGGCGCGCATGGTCGGGGATGCACTCGCGCCCGCTCCGTCGCGCGTGCTCGCGCACGACGGCGTGTACGGCGTGGCGCATGCCGACGAACCCGACCTGCGTGCGCACGCCAAGGCCCTGCTCCAGCACACCGGCGGCTTTCTCTCCTCGCGTGCCGCCGAGGACTACGTGCTCCGCCAAGGCCTCTCGTCGATGCGCGAAGAGGAAGCGATCCACTCTGGAGACGCCGACCGATCGCTTCGCGAAACGCTCGCTCCACTCTACGCACCGGTCGACCCGCGAGACATCCGCTTCGCTCCGAGCGGGATGAACGCCTTCTGGGCCGCCTTTCGCGCCGTCTCGGAACAGCAACGTCCTCACGGCCGAGACACGTGGCTGCAGATCGGCTGGCTCTACCTCGACACCGCGGCTATCCTCTCGAAGTTCACCCGCGAACGTCACGTCCACGTGTTCGACGTGCACGATCGCGCCGCGATCGAAGCCGCCTTCCGCGAACACGGTCCTCGCCTCGCCGGAGTGGTCACGGAAGTCACGACCAATCCGCTCATGCACACGGCCGACGTGCCGTGGCTGGCCCGCATGACCCGCGATTGCGGTGCGCGCTTTCTCGTCGATCCGTCGATCGTCTCGCCGTGGTGCGTCGACGTGGTCCCGCACGCCGACATCGTGATCAACAGCCTCACGAAGTATGCCGCAGCCGAGGGTGACGTGATCGCCGGTGCCGTCGTCGTGACCGACCGCTGTCCCGAACGCGAGGCCACGCTCGACGCGATCACGCGAGAACTCGAGCCCGTCCACCCGCGCGACCTCGCACGCCTCGCGTATCAAGCTTCCAACTACGGCCCGCTCCTCGAAACGCTCAACGCCCGCGCCCGTGCCGTGGTCGAACACTTGCGTTCGCGCACGAGCGGCGTGCGCCGTCTGTATTGGAGTTTGCAGGACGAATCGCGTGAGCACTACCTCGCGCTCGCCCGGGCGCCGGACCGGATCGGACCCGTCGTGTCGTTCGAGGTCGAAGGCTCCATGCAACGCTTCTACGACGCCGTCCCGATCGCGAAGGGACCCAGCTTCGGGATGCGCACTTCGCTCCTCTGTCCGTTCGTCTACCTCGCGCACTACGATCTCGTCACCTCCGAGGCGGGTCGCCGCAAGCTCGCCGCGGCACGCCTGCCGGCCGAGTTGTTGCGCCTCTCCGTCGGCGACGAACCAGTCGACGACATCGTCGCCGCGCTCGAGATCGGCTTCGCCGCCGCCGCCGATTGA
- a CDS encoding N-acetylglucosamine kinase has protein sequence MLHLARMQVVIGMDGGGTGTRAWVAQVDGRVLGVATGSASNVFHLGVDAAARELTTVAQRAWAAAEERGGQRLDVRGLFAGVAGAGAAADQAALASALARELGLEASVCRVDHDLRVAHAGSLAGAPGVVLIAGTGAACYGRTADGQTARAGGWGPILDDGGSGHWLGIQAMRAIVRGADGRAEEPEFRAAVLTHLGIGNLRAMIEGLRAGETGGLSRARVATLAPLVLTAAMAGDTVADRIAAEGARELAAMAASVMRRLAMDARPVGRVACVGGVIERDDHYRDRVMEALAELVPGVHAEPPGLPPVGGAVLLALENTGRRPSTGTLTRLLEAMESDTIAEA, from the coding sequence GTGCTTCACCTTGCGCGCATGCAGGTGGTGATCGGCATGGACGGCGGTGGGACGGGGACGCGAGCGTGGGTGGCGCAAGTGGACGGGCGCGTGCTCGGTGTGGCGACGGGCAGCGCATCGAACGTCTTTCATCTGGGCGTCGACGCGGCGGCGCGGGAGTTGACGACGGTGGCGCAACGGGCGTGGGCGGCGGCAGAGGAGCGCGGGGGCCAGCGACTGGACGTGCGAGGGTTGTTCGCCGGCGTGGCGGGTGCGGGTGCGGCGGCGGACCAGGCAGCGCTGGCGAGTGCGCTGGCGCGAGAACTCGGGCTCGAGGCGAGCGTGTGTCGAGTGGACCACGATCTGCGGGTGGCGCACGCGGGTTCGCTCGCGGGTGCGCCGGGGGTGGTGTTGATCGCGGGGACGGGTGCGGCGTGTTACGGGCGCACGGCGGACGGACAGACGGCGCGGGCGGGGGGCTGGGGGCCGATTTTGGACGACGGCGGGAGCGGCCACTGGCTGGGGATCCAAGCCATGCGCGCGATCGTGCGTGGGGCGGACGGTCGCGCGGAGGAGCCGGAGTTTCGTGCGGCGGTGTTGACGCACCTGGGGATCGGAAACCTACGAGCCATGATCGAAGGTTTGCGCGCCGGGGAGACGGGTGGCTTGAGTCGGGCGCGCGTGGCGACGCTCGCGCCGCTCGTGCTCACGGCGGCGATGGCGGGCGACACGGTGGCCGATAGGATCGCAGCCGAGGGTGCGCGCGAATTGGCGGCGATGGCGGCTTCGGTCATGCGGCGATTGGCGATGGATGCGCGTCCGGTCGGACGAGTGGCTTGTGTAGGCGGCGTGATCGAGCGCGACGACCACTACCGCGACAGAGTGATGGAGGCGTTGGCGGAACTCGTGCCGGGGGTACACGCAGAGCCGCCGGGGTTGCCACCGGTGGGGGGCGCGGTGCTGCTCGCGCTGGAAAACACGGGTCGTCGGCCGAGCACGGGGACGTTGACCCGCCTGCTGGAGGCGATGGAAAGCGACACGATCGCCGAGGCGTGA
- a CDS encoding HDOD domain-containing protein gives MALPSSASATSHPTMETLLAGVSKISGQRQVLIRLNWMLEDETRGARDLVELLRMDQGLSARVIAISNTALYRGGDAVSTVEEAVVRIGVWEIRRVLMSSIMREMTLGALRVYNLAPGALWGRSLLVAVGMAALTEETGAAADQCYTTGLLHGAGLIVIDRWLCEKHPLRLPRVGSYDDPCRAARERELIGWTSEEVGAALLESWRFPGPMLEAIRLALDPLAAGEHVRLAARLHLAQWCARAIEARAANKPLAALPEAGILEAAGREPDAIEALLVDVQQRFTDQKAASGVG, from the coding sequence ATGGCTCTCCCCTCTTCCGCTTCCGCCACTTCTCATCCGACGATGGAGACGCTCCTCGCGGGCGTTTCCAAGATCTCGGGACAACGCCAGGTCCTCATCCGGCTGAACTGGATGTTGGAGGACGAAACGCGTGGTGCGCGCGATCTGGTGGAGTTGTTGCGCATGGATCAGGGGCTTTCGGCACGGGTCATCGCGATCTCGAACACGGCACTCTATCGTGGCGGAGACGCGGTTTCGACCGTCGAGGAGGCCGTCGTGCGGATCGGGGTGTGGGAGATCCGACGCGTCTTGATGAGCTCGATCATGCGCGAGATGACCTTGGGGGCGCTGCGCGTCTACAATCTGGCGCCCGGTGCGTTGTGGGGGCGATCGCTCTTGGTCGCGGTGGGCATGGCGGCTCTGACCGAGGAAACGGGAGCGGCTGCGGACCAGTGCTACACCACGGGGCTGTTGCACGGAGCCGGGTTGATCGTGATCGACCGCTGGTTGTGCGAGAAACATCCGTTGCGCCTGCCGCGGGTGGGCTCGTACGACGATCCGTGCCGAGCGGCGCGGGAGCGAGAGTTGATCGGTTGGACGAGCGAGGAAGTGGGCGCGGCTCTGTTGGAGTCGTGGCGTTTTCCGGGACCGATGTTGGAGGCGATCCGGCTGGCGCTCGATCCGCTCGCGGCGGGCGAGCACGTGCGATTGGCGGCGCGTTTGCATCTGGCGCAATGGTGTGCGCGTGCGATCGAGGCGCGTGCGGCAAACAAACCGCTGGCGGCGCTTCCCGAGGCTGGGATCCTGGAGGCGGCTGGGCGCGAGCCGGATGCGATCGAAGCTTTGCTCGTGGACGTGCAGCAGCGTTTCACCGACCAGAAGGCCGCGTCGGGCGTGGGTTGA
- a CDS encoding D-hexose-6-phosphate mutarotase has translation MSSSASLSDSSHDGVSYPHRGDLACVRVATSATAIEAALQGAHLSTWEPVGTRPVLFTSPRTEYAAGRAIRGGVPLIFPWFGPRAGHPESPSHGFARTLPWSLEKATVDPTGSACLRFRLADSPTTRAAWPHAFAAEFTIHAAHELRMRLALRNTGDAAFTCEAALHTYFAVSDVRSITVHGLEDTEYLDKPSGGTRLRQDASPIRFIGEVDRMYLHTDATVVIDDPAWHRRIEIAKRGASATVVWNPWLERARKLADLGEENWTGFVCVETAAAAENALTLSPGATHVVETVVHVLSS, from the coding sequence ATGTCCTCTTCCGCCTCGCTCTCCGACTCGTCCCACGACGGGGTCTCCTACCCGCACCGCGGCGATCTCGCCTGCGTCCGCGTCGCGACTTCCGCCACCGCGATCGAAGCCGCGCTCCAAGGCGCTCATCTCTCCACTTGGGAACCCGTCGGCACGCGGCCCGTGCTCTTCACCAGCCCGCGTACGGAATACGCGGCCGGCCGCGCCATCCGCGGCGGTGTGCCACTGATCTTCCCGTGGTTCGGCCCGCGCGCAGGTCACCCCGAATCGCCGTCTCACGGCTTCGCGCGCACGCTTCCTTGGAGCCTCGAGAAAGCGACCGTCGACCCGACCGGCTCAGCCTGCCTGCGCTTCCGTCTCGCCGACTCGCCGACCACACGCGCCGCATGGCCCCACGCCTTCGCGGCCGAGTTCACCATCCACGCCGCGCACGAGCTGCGCATGCGCCTCGCCCTTCGCAACACCGGCGACGCCGCGTTCACCTGCGAAGCCGCCCTACACACCTACTTTGCCGTCTCCGATGTCCGCTCGATCACCGTCCACGGACTCGAAGACACCGAGTATCTCGACAAGCCCTCCGGCGGTACCCGCCTGCGACAGGACGCCTCTCCCATCCGCTTCATCGGCGAGGTCGATCGGATGTATCTCCACACCGACGCCACCGTCGTGATCGACGATCCGGCGTGGCACCGCCGCATCGAAATCGCCAAGCGCGGCGCCTCCGCGACGGTCGTTTGGAATCCTTGGCTCGAACGCGCCCGCAAACTCGCCGATCTCGGCGAGGAGAACTGGACCGGATTCGTCTGCGTCGAAACCGCCGCCGCCGCCGAAAACGCCCTCACGCTCTCGCCCGGGGCGACCCATGTCGTGGAAACCGTGGTCCACGTGCTCTCGAGCTGA